One Paraburkholderia agricolaris genomic region harbors:
- a CDS encoding AzlD domain-containing protein produces MNYVVLILGMAAITWVIRAAVFVLGDRLVFPPLMRTALGFVPVTVLTAIIVPMAVSPHGTQAELTWRNPQLVGALAAIAVSALTRRPLLTIAVGLTVFFVWQGVVLK; encoded by the coding sequence ATGAACTACGTCGTTCTGATCCTCGGCATGGCCGCGATTACGTGGGTGATCCGCGCCGCCGTCTTCGTACTCGGCGACCGGCTGGTCTTTCCGCCGCTCATGCGCACCGCGCTCGGTTTCGTCCCCGTTACCGTGCTGACCGCGATCATCGTCCCGATGGCGGTCTCGCCGCACGGCACCCAGGCCGAATTGACCTGGCGCAATCCACAGCTGGTCGGGGCGCTGGCGGCCATTGCGGTCAGCGCGCTGACGCGGCGGCCACTCCTGACCATCGCGGTCGGCCTGACGGTCTTTTTTGTCTGGCAAGGCGTCGTGCTGAAATAG
- a CDS encoding helix-turn-helix transcriptional regulator: MTAHHFQDSARYWRTPLLPGADLLTAEYHDHEFTPHWHDAYTIPVIVAGAECYRYLGSDYVAEAGSVPIINPGELHTGSKAIEAGWRYRVMYAPVPFIHDLASEVAGKPQALPWFAPGVIRDPDLARRLARAHRLLEAGDDPLAAEAAMLDALSTLLVRYAQSRPGASRPATDDARVATMQERLTGDLAEPVTLAEVAQAAGLSSFHAARLFTQTTGLPPHAWRNQVRLQRALAPLRAGVSVTEVAAASGFTDQSHFTRHFRRMFGVPPGRWQGT; encoded by the coding sequence ATGACCGCCCATCACTTCCAGGATTCCGCCCGCTACTGGCGCACGCCGCTTCTGCCCGGCGCGGATCTGCTCACGGCCGAATATCACGATCACGAGTTCACGCCGCATTGGCACGATGCGTACACGATTCCGGTGATTGTCGCGGGCGCGGAGTGTTATCGGTATCTGGGCTCGGACTATGTCGCCGAAGCGGGCAGCGTGCCGATCATCAATCCCGGCGAGTTGCATACAGGGTCGAAAGCTATCGAGGCAGGCTGGCGGTATCGCGTGATGTACGCGCCTGTGCCCTTCATCCACGACCTCGCCAGCGAGGTCGCCGGCAAACCGCAAGCGTTGCCGTGGTTTGCGCCGGGTGTGATCCGCGATCCCGATCTGGCGCGGCGGCTGGCGCGCGCGCACCGTTTGCTGGAGGCCGGCGACGACCCGCTCGCCGCCGAAGCCGCGATGCTCGACGCGCTGTCCACCTTGCTGGTCCGGTACGCCCAATCGCGTCCGGGAGCGTCGCGCCCCGCCACCGACGACGCCCGTGTCGCGACAATGCAGGAGCGCCTGACAGGCGACCTCGCCGAGCCGGTTACGCTCGCCGAAGTCGCACAGGCCGCGGGGTTGTCGTCCTTTCACGCGGCCCGCCTTTTCACGCAGACAACCGGCTTGCCGCCGCATGCATGGCGCAATCAGGTGCGCTTGCAACGCGCGCTCGCACCGCTACGGGCCGGCGTCTCCGTCACGGAGGTCGCCGCGGCCTCCGGTTTCACGGATCAGAGCCATTTCACGCGCCATTTCCGGCGCATGTTCGGCGTGCCGCCAGGACGCTGGCAAGGAACCTGA
- a CDS encoding CreA family protein: protein MKSTLLRIALAATTALLLSPAHSEEVGSVNTNFRVTGSDRVVVEAYDDPLVQGVTCYVSRARTGGVKGTLGIAEDPTEASIACRQVSEIHFTGPVKKQADVFSVSMSLIFKSLHVVRVVDTKRNTLVYMTYSDRVVSGSAKNSVTAVAMPAGTTIPVK, encoded by the coding sequence ATGAAATCGACCTTGTTGCGCATCGCGCTTGCAGCCACCACCGCCCTGCTGCTGTCCCCGGCACACAGCGAAGAAGTGGGCAGCGTCAATACCAACTTCCGCGTCACGGGCTCCGACCGCGTGGTCGTCGAAGCCTATGACGACCCGCTGGTCCAGGGCGTGACCTGTTACGTGTCGCGGGCGCGCACCGGCGGCGTCAAGGGTACGCTCGGCATCGCCGAAGATCCGACCGAAGCGTCGATCGCCTGCCGCCAGGTCAGCGAGATTCACTTCACGGGGCCAGTGAAAAAGCAGGCCGACGTGTTCTCAGTGAGCATGTCGCTGATCTTCAAATCGCTGCATGTGGTGCGCGTGGTCGACACGAAGCGCAACACGCTCGTGTACATGACCTATAGCGACCGGGTCGTGAGCGGCAGCGCGAAAAACAGCGTGACCGCCGTGGCGATGCCGGCCGGCACGACGATCCCGGTCAAGTAA
- the fdxA gene encoding ferredoxin FdxA, with translation MTHVVTESCIKCRYTDCVDVCPVDCFREGPNFLAIDPDECIDCAVCVAECPVNAIYAEEDVPGDQQNFIELNADLAKNWPSITKTKAPLPEADEFKDVKEKLALLAR, from the coding sequence ATGACTCACGTTGTGACCGAAAGCTGCATCAAGTGCCGCTATACCGACTGCGTCGATGTGTGCCCGGTGGACTGCTTTCGCGAAGGTCCCAACTTCCTCGCGATCGACCCCGATGAATGCATCGACTGCGCCGTGTGCGTGGCCGAGTGCCCGGTGAATGCCATTTATGCCGAAGAAGACGTGCCGGGCGACCAGCAGAACTTCATCGAGCTGAATGCCGATCTGGCGAAGAACTGGCCGAGCATCACCAAGACCAAAGCACCGCTGCCGGAAGCTGATGAATTCAAGGACGTGAAGGAAAAGCTGGCCCTGCTCGCACGCTGA